A stretch of the Bdellovibrio sp. 22V genome encodes the following:
- a CDS encoding TolB protein: protein MMTRGLLYVLAVLGIFALPACSLEAQLDDFNSKNQLFLSFDENNKAVTSANYRSYAVKGVCQNVGEDVQIDVEGFGVFTTTCQSDKTFSMNLDLNGISEGEFFISAKQEETEIKKTSQDQKNITVDLTPPTVTVDPPDNKQNYSVSSLRANYPIAGTCSDAFNVVKISTSLSQEYMAVCSASLRWEIKLNLSSETAGSIDFYVQHFDAAGNVSTTATTNIAYPQWQKIGPAISSTGVPSARTITQYGDSGRLLVAVPLRNDDLIDIGIVNFNNTGLSRINPLSGQWALDYTRPIIAVPKHGRAIYARATVGRAQLREIHSIKIDGTDDKVLMGPTPENPVGGVGTFAYALTPNQDLLIAAGDIEGTDNEFNLYAISVLSGVKIKLNGAMVAGGDVREFVITPNGEEVVFRADKDTDEGVNLYAVKVDGTNLRRLGPAMASGKMTYTGFKVSPDSKWVLFRDNQSFLSGTNTGMSVVSLETGEVHSLLGSSTTGFTELGSFSPDSKYVAYRVDRTTATCYALEIFNLQTKVETELSPPCATVSSDVMTYAWSNNSQKLAFGLGSSAAYYDLHVVNIDKTGLLKLTSVATARNGVHGGYKDRALLFTPDDSKIVFQADLSGVARAATGDMKFDLYSTKADGSEAPVKLTNMSNPSVYRDYYGVEISPTGDRVVFIADLEVDGRYEIYLAALDGSVTKKLNPPLLSSQSNVATGSQNYFYDWVRNTAVFLADTITDGVQGIYLSSLSLPTPTLTSITLPTVISGDFVTAQGSANGAKVLVRVNPTNDGEMHLYLGDADGSNLNRVTKNYPAGGGTLRTWLLSDDGTKVFYIADQDNAGVEELYVTDIAVGTPVKLNAAITAVGGNVTKFKYVPSINKVVYQADLTTDSVMDLYAVNLDGTGHTKLTPAYSHTTKFTDWDVAANGDFVAVLWDYRVAEKVELDKIPLAGGAPIALNAAIANSLDLVGFAISPDSNWVCYYGGLTVARRSDVRVVNAATPATNYLVDVGFDTTRMVTDCEFTPDSEYAVIKGDWLTDAKIMIKTFNVATQNLYTLNASLPTNSHTSWSETLIEGGNKRFITLSETVPEVFELYSMNFDGTDNKKISQNPYAGGQVNASNGQAVRIMNDADRTIVYSGLIDTLGQWDLYAVKWDGTQKRKLVTLPAYADIYDFNVVPNSNRVFFRSDLSKDGTLSLYSVALDGTGLKNYMPGLSGSSGVWNNHAVTNTHVIFTSDAYQNQVLDLFIDPI, encoded by the coding sequence ATGATGACACGTGGATTACTGTACGTACTTGCAGTCCTCGGAATCTTCGCTTTACCGGCTTGCTCTTTAGAAGCCCAACTTGATGATTTCAACAGCAAGAACCAACTCTTTCTTTCGTTTGACGAGAATAACAAGGCGGTGACGTCAGCGAATTATCGTTCTTACGCGGTTAAGGGCGTCTGCCAAAACGTGGGTGAAGACGTTCAGATTGACGTGGAAGGCTTCGGTGTTTTCACAACAACGTGCCAAAGTGACAAAACATTTTCGATGAATTTGGACTTGAACGGCATTTCTGAAGGCGAATTTTTCATCAGCGCGAAACAAGAAGAAACGGAAATCAAGAAAACTTCCCAGGACCAAAAAAATATCACGGTGGACTTAACTCCACCGACTGTGACCGTGGATCCTCCGGATAATAAACAAAACTATTCGGTGTCGTCGTTGCGCGCGAACTATCCTATCGCGGGAACCTGTTCGGATGCTTTCAATGTCGTGAAAATTTCAACTTCATTGTCTCAGGAATACATGGCGGTGTGTTCGGCATCGCTGCGTTGGGAAATTAAACTGAATCTTTCTTCTGAGACAGCGGGTTCGATCGATTTCTACGTTCAGCATTTCGATGCTGCTGGAAACGTGTCGACGACGGCGACGACGAATATCGCTTACCCACAATGGCAGAAAATCGGCCCGGCCATTTCATCTACAGGTGTGCCGAGCGCGCGCACGATCACGCAATACGGTGACTCCGGCCGTTTGCTTGTTGCTGTGCCTTTGCGCAATGATGATCTCATCGATATTGGAATCGTGAATTTCAATAATACGGGTTTAAGTCGAATCAATCCTCTATCAGGTCAGTGGGCTTTGGATTATACAAGACCCATAATTGCCGTGCCTAAACATGGTCGTGCGATTTATGCTCGGGCAACTGTCGGTCGAGCACAGCTGCGTGAAATTCACTCGATTAAAATTGATGGTACTGATGACAAAGTTTTGATGGGGCCCACGCCGGAAAATCCCGTGGGTGGCGTTGGAACTTTTGCTTATGCTTTGACTCCGAATCAAGATCTTTTGATAGCCGCAGGTGACATCGAAGGTACGGATAATGAGTTTAATCTTTATGCCATTAGTGTTCTTTCGGGCGTCAAAATCAAACTTAATGGTGCCATGGTGGCCGGCGGTGACGTGCGGGAATTTGTGATTACACCAAACGGTGAGGAAGTTGTTTTCCGCGCCGACAAAGACACGGATGAAGGTGTCAATCTTTACGCCGTGAAAGTCGATGGTACGAACTTGCGCCGCTTGGGTCCTGCGATGGCAAGCGGCAAGATGACTTATACGGGATTCAAAGTCAGTCCTGACAGCAAGTGGGTGCTGTTCCGTGATAATCAAAGTTTTCTGAGCGGTACAAACACGGGAATGTCTGTCGTGTCCCTCGAGACGGGAGAAGTGCATAGTTTGCTCGGCTCATCTACGACCGGTTTCACAGAGCTAGGTTCGTTCAGTCCCGACTCGAAATATGTCGCTTATCGCGTCGATAGAACGACAGCCACGTGTTACGCGCTCGAGATTTTCAACTTGCAAACGAAAGTTGAAACGGAGCTTTCTCCTCCGTGCGCGACGGTGTCGAGCGACGTTATGACATACGCATGGTCGAATAATTCGCAAAAGCTGGCTTTCGGCTTGGGTTCGAGTGCGGCTTACTATGATCTTCACGTTGTAAATATCGATAAAACGGGTTTGCTTAAACTGACCTCTGTTGCAACGGCAAGAAATGGTGTGCATGGCGGATATAAAGACCGTGCGCTTCTCTTTACTCCGGATGACTCCAAGATTGTTTTTCAGGCGGATCTTTCGGGAGTGGCGCGAGCTGCGACGGGCGACATGAAGTTTGATCTTTATTCGACGAAAGCGGATGGTTCCGAAGCTCCTGTGAAGCTGACGAACATGTCGAATCCCTCTGTCTATCGTGATTATTATGGCGTGGAGATTAGTCCTACAGGCGATCGCGTTGTTTTCATTGCGGACTTGGAAGTTGACGGTAGATACGAAATTTATTTAGCCGCGCTGGATGGCAGCGTGACGAAAAAACTCAATCCGCCTCTCTTGTCATCGCAAAGTAATGTCGCCACGGGCTCGCAAAACTATTTCTATGACTGGGTCCGTAACACAGCAGTTTTCCTTGCGGATACGATAACGGATGGCGTTCAGGGCATTTACCTGTCAAGTCTTAGTCTGCCGACGCCGACTTTAACCAGCATTACGCTGCCAACGGTGATATCAGGAGACTTCGTCACGGCTCAAGGCTCAGCCAATGGCGCGAAAGTTCTTGTGCGGGTGAATCCAACGAACGACGGTGAAATGCACTTATATCTTGGCGATGCTGACGGATCGAATTTAAACCGAGTGACGAAGAATTATCCTGCGGGCGGCGGCACGTTGCGAACTTGGTTGTTGAGTGACGATGGAACAAAAGTCTTCTACATCGCCGACCAAGATAATGCGGGAGTCGAAGAGCTTTACGTAACCGACATCGCGGTTGGGACGCCTGTGAAACTGAATGCCGCAATTACGGCCGTGGGTGGTAATGTCACGAAGTTCAAGTATGTGCCTTCGATCAATAAAGTGGTTTATCAAGCGGATTTGACGACAGATTCTGTGATGGATCTTTACGCTGTGAATTTGGATGGAACCGGGCATACAAAACTGACGCCCGCTTATTCGCATACAACTAAGTTTACGGACTGGGACGTCGCTGCTAATGGTGATTTCGTCGCCGTGCTTTGGGATTACCGAGTCGCTGAAAAAGTCGAACTGGATAAAATTCCTTTGGCTGGCGGAGCTCCGATTGCGTTGAACGCGGCGATTGCGAACTCATTAGATCTTGTCGGCTTCGCGATTTCACCGGACTCGAATTGGGTTTGTTATTATGGTGGTTTAACAGTCGCAAGAAGAAGCGACGTGAGAGTCGTAAATGCCGCAACACCGGCGACAAACTATTTGGTGGACGTCGGTTTTGATACCACAAGAATGGTCACTGATTGTGAATTCACTCCCGACTCTGAATACGCGGTTATTAAAGGAGACTGGCTGACCGATGCGAAAATAATGATAAAAACTTTCAACGTGGCGACGCAAAATCTGTATACGTTGAATGCTTCGTTGCCAACGAACTCCCACACCAGTTGGTCGGAAACTCTGATAGAGGGAGGGAATAAAAGATTCATCACTCTCAGTGAAACGGTACCGGAAGTTTTTGAACTGTACAGCATGAACTTCGATGGCACTGACAACAAAAAGATCAGCCAAAATCCTTATGCGGGCGGGCAGGTTAACGCGAGTAATGGTCAAGCTGTGCGAATCATGAACGATGCGGATCGCACGATTGTTTATTCCGGTTTGATTGATACCTTGGGTCAGTGGGATCTTTACGCCGTCAAGTGGGACGGAACACAGAAACGCAAGCTTGTGACTCTGCCGGCTTACGCCGATATTTACGATTTCAATGTGGTGCCGAATTCAAATCGTGTGTTCTTCCGTTCGGATCTTTCGAAAGATGGAACACTCAGCCTTTATTCAGTGGCTTTGGACGGGACGGGTTTGAAGAACTACATGCCAGGACTTTCTGGAAGCAGCGGAGTCTGGAATAACCATGCTGTGACAAATACGCACGTCATCTTTACAAGCGATGCTTATCAGAATCAGGTTCTCGATCTCTTTATCGATCCTATCTAA
- a CDS encoding 2Fe-2S iron-sulfur cluster binding domain-containing protein, with amino-acid sequence MKVKFILNGEEIEVEGESGRSILDIALIAGIHPPYSCMEGHCGTCTAKIEVGEVSEDKTPDGKVRTCQALPKSDYVVVDYDKGQSN; translated from the coding sequence ATGAAGGTGAAGTTCATTTTGAACGGTGAAGAAATCGAAGTCGAAGGAGAATCCGGGCGTAGCATTCTTGATATTGCTCTGATTGCCGGCATTCATCCACCGTACTCTTGTATGGAAGGTCATTGCGGCACTTGCACGGCGAAAATCGAAGTGGGCGAGGTCAGCGAAGACAAGACTCCCGATGGAAAAGTTCGCACCTGTCAGGCACTACCTAAGTCGGACTACGTTGTTGTCGATTACGATAAAGGCCAGTCCAATTAA
- a CDS encoding MBL fold metallo-hydrolase, which translates to MLRNFFSMGYREPSQVSKYIQNMEVPLLGGYGAATTCVELQSAQSQLIIDGGSGIRNLSEKIMTGTTGRSKGPFHIFMTHFHWDHVIGLPFFTPHFIPGCEVHYYAVQDDLEKLIRGVFCRPYFPVPFEALKAKVFFHVLEPRKPHQIGDMTITPYKLDHPDPCWGLRVESGGKSYAHCVDTEGTRISREELAEDLPLYQNVDLMYFDAQYTLPELAEKANWGHSAAQVGLDIALREGIKRVLFAHHDPGARIEQVLELKRQTREYYESRDRFASQNNSKLPQIPWDFAYEGLEIKL; encoded by the coding sequence GTGCTTCGTAACTTCTTCTCCATGGGCTATCGGGAGCCATCGCAAGTTTCCAAATACATTCAAAACATGGAAGTTCCATTGCTTGGTGGTTATGGAGCGGCAACAACATGCGTGGAACTGCAAAGCGCGCAATCGCAACTCATCATTGACGGTGGCAGCGGCATTCGCAATTTGAGCGAAAAAATCATGACGGGAACGACAGGGCGCTCGAAGGGGCCCTTTCATATCTTCATGACTCACTTCCATTGGGATCATGTGATCGGCTTGCCGTTTTTCACTCCGCATTTTATCCCAGGTTGCGAAGTTCATTACTATGCCGTGCAAGACGATCTTGAAAAACTGATTCGCGGCGTGTTCTGTCGTCCTTATTTTCCGGTGCCTTTTGAAGCGTTGAAGGCGAAAGTCTTCTTCCATGTTTTAGAACCGCGCAAGCCTCATCAAATCGGCGACATGACAATCACTCCCTATAAGTTGGATCATCCGGATCCATGCTGGGGTTTACGAGTCGAATCGGGCGGGAAGTCTTACGCTCATTGTGTGGATACGGAAGGCACGCGCATCTCCAGAGAAGAGTTGGCGGAAGACCTGCCGCTTTATCAAAATGTTGATTTGATGTACTTCGATGCGCAGTACACGCTGCCGGAGTTGGCGGAAAAAGCCAACTGGGGTCATAGTGCCGCGCAAGTCGGTTTGGATATCGCTTTACGCGAAGGCATCAAAAGAGTTCTTTTCGCACATCACGACCCAGGCGCGCGTATTGAGCAAGTGTTGGAGCTGAAAAGACAGACCCGCGAATACTATGAATCGCGAGATCGTTTTGCTTCTCAGAATAACTCCAAGCTGCCGCAGATTCCTTGGGACTTCGCTTACGAAGGCCTCGAAATCAAACTTTAA
- a CDS encoding PBP1A family penicillin-binding protein, whose protein sequence is MTLVIISGIGFATYSYFALEKELTEKLESKKFIVPTEFYAAPPTFYTKSTLQVSDVEKQLLRQNYRRRNYDQRLLAGDYFVADRDQCAARLQIGLNDLQESCIGWVTQDTPTQKVDESIQILVLQKDHVVSQIFKGAPFVEVSEALSEAPLLAQYIGNEPLMQRTVTLGEVPPMCLNAIMAIEDAQFLEHSGVSLKGIFRALVKNITKGRRAQGGSTITQQLVKNYFLTSERTIKRKFQEFVMSILLESRFSKDEILETYLNVIYMGQNGAFQVRGYGSASRYYFGKEISDLNLSECSLMAAIVNSPGLYNPFRKPVNAERRRHLVLEKMQGLNYISPEEFTDADRTPLPNEPRTLAVETAPYYLDAVRKQLQTQGLSPDGLKIYTALDLEAQDVAQEALRNHLDNLEKNNKYIKGLKEKNNSLEGSILVGNNKTGLVSVVVGGRNYRMTQFNRAIDGHRQVGSIMKPFVYLTALLNDTDEGHPYTPITLLNDEKFTYKYERQAWSPDNYGKKYYGTVPMFYALKNSLNAATASLGIAVGLGNVIDVTHEMGVTSALKSFPAMTLGAFEMYPREVLQSYMTLARMGEKQGISFIRRALNSDGQEVFVHDPKPTNTVDAAAVASLVGMMKQTVLSGTARSITLNGFFHPAAGKTGTTSDNKDAWFAGFTPYLTTVVWVGYDNNLPHKLTGSNGAVPVWTQFMKKIGTRFPADDFAWPENTQKVLLDQKTLEDLNAYRENDPSQVELIFDSAKVPSGF, encoded by the coding sequence GTGACGCTTGTAATCATCTCGGGGATTGGCTTTGCCACTTACTCTTACTTCGCGTTGGAAAAAGAACTGACCGAAAAATTAGAGTCGAAAAAGTTCATTGTGCCGACCGAATTCTATGCGGCTCCGCCCACTTTTTATACAAAAAGCACTCTGCAAGTGAGTGACGTCGAGAAGCAGCTTCTGCGCCAAAATTATCGTCGTCGCAATTATGATCAGCGTTTGTTGGCGGGCGACTATTTCGTTGCGGACCGCGATCAGTGTGCTGCGCGACTTCAAATCGGTCTGAACGATCTTCAAGAGTCATGTATTGGCTGGGTCACGCAAGACACACCAACGCAAAAAGTAGATGAAAGTATCCAAATCTTGGTTTTGCAAAAGGACCACGTCGTTTCACAAATTTTTAAGGGAGCCCCTTTTGTTGAGGTCAGTGAAGCTCTCAGTGAAGCGCCTCTTCTTGCTCAGTACATCGGAAACGAACCTTTGATGCAAAGAACCGTCACATTGGGAGAAGTTCCGCCCATGTGTTTGAACGCGATCATGGCGATCGAAGATGCGCAATTCCTTGAACATAGCGGAGTCAGCCTTAAAGGCATCTTCCGCGCCTTGGTAAAAAACATAACCAAAGGCCGCCGCGCTCAAGGGGGAAGTACGATCACACAACAGCTTGTGAAAAACTACTTCCTGACAAGTGAACGCACGATCAAAAGAAAGTTCCAGGAATTTGTGATGTCGATTCTTTTGGAGTCGCGTTTCAGTAAAGACGAAATTCTGGAAACCTATTTGAACGTGATCTATATGGGGCAAAACGGAGCGTTTCAAGTGCGCGGTTATGGATCGGCATCACGCTACTATTTCGGAAAAGAAATTTCCGACCTCAATCTGAGCGAATGCTCTTTGATGGCAGCGATTGTCAACAGTCCCGGTCTTTACAATCCTTTCCGCAAGCCTGTGAATGCCGAACGCCGCCGCCACCTAGTTCTCGAAAAGATGCAAGGTTTAAACTACATCTCTCCTGAGGAGTTTACTGACGCTGATCGCACACCACTTCCGAATGAGCCGCGCACGCTGGCCGTTGAAACGGCTCCTTATTATCTCGACGCCGTCAGAAAACAGCTACAGACGCAAGGCCTGAGCCCGGATGGACTAAAAATTTACACCGCTTTGGATCTTGAAGCGCAAGATGTCGCGCAGGAAGCCCTTCGCAATCATCTCGACAATCTGGAAAAAAACAACAAATACATCAAAGGCCTGAAAGAAAAGAACAACAGCCTTGAAGGCAGCATTCTGGTTGGCAATAACAAAACAGGCCTGGTCAGTGTCGTTGTCGGAGGCCGCAACTATCGCATGACTCAGTTCAATCGCGCGATTGATGGCCACCGCCAGGTAGGTTCGATCATGAAGCCGTTTGTGTATCTGACGGCTCTTTTAAACGATACGGACGAGGGCCATCCCTATACGCCGATCACTCTCTTGAATGACGAAAAATTCACTTACAAATACGAGCGCCAAGCCTGGTCGCCGGATAACTACGGCAAAAAGTACTATGGCACTGTGCCGATGTTTTATGCTTTAAAAAACTCTTTGAACGCGGCGACAGCTTCATTGGGAATCGCTGTGGGTTTAGGCAATGTGATCGATGTCACGCATGAGATGGGCGTTACTTCCGCTCTTAAATCTTTTCCCGCGATGACTTTAGGTGCCTTTGAAATGTATCCGCGCGAAGTTTTGCAAAGCTATATGACACTCGCACGCATGGGTGAAAAGCAAGGCATCTCGTTCATCCGCCGCGCGCTGAACAGTGATGGGCAAGAAGTTTTTGTTCACGATCCAAAACCTACGAACACGGTCGATGCCGCAGCTGTGGCAAGTTTAGTGGGCATGATGAAGCAGACAGTTCTTTCGGGAACGGCACGCTCCATCACTCTGAATGGTTTCTTTCATCCCGCTGCGGGAAAAACAGGAACGACGAGTGACAATAAAGATGCCTGGTTTGCCGGCTTCACGCCTTACCTTACAACAGTTGTTTGGGTGGGATATGATAATAATCTGCCGCACAAGTTAACGGGCTCCAACGGCGCTGTGCCGGTCTGGACTCAGTTCATGAAAAAAATCGGCACGCGCTTCCCAGCGGATGATTTTGCATGGCCGGAAAACACTCAGAAAGTTTTGCTCGATCAAAAAACACTGGAAGACTTGAATGCTTATCGGGAAAATGATCCAAGCCAAGTTGAATTGATTTTTGATTCGGCGAAAGTGCCAAGCGGATTTTAA
- a CDS encoding co-chaperone GroES — protein sequence MTPLDDRLIVQISGAEKMTAGGLYIPDTVADTSGNLEGYVVAVGRGHMGKKGHVRPMDVQVGDRVVFSEYAGSKIKIQNEDLIILREADVMGVVAK from the coding sequence GTGACTCCTTTGGATGATCGGTTGATCGTGCAAATTTCGGGAGCAGAAAAAATGACAGCCGGTGGACTTTATATTCCAGACACTGTGGCTGACACTTCCGGAAATTTGGAAGGTTATGTCGTGGCTGTGGGCCGTGGTCATATGGGCAAGAAGGGCCATGTTCGTCCCATGGATGTGCAAGTCGGCGACCGCGTTGTTTTCTCTGAATACGCGGGTTCAAAAATTAAAATTCAAAACGAAGACCTCATCATTTTGCGTGAAGCAGATGTGATGGGCGTGGTCGCAAAATAA
- a CDS encoding KamA family radical SAM protein — MKFHFPRSPKPDHIAESDWNNWTWQLRHSLKTQADFEKHFILSADEKAAFQGGKELFNIRTTPYYASLAGEGGESLRQILMPHRFEIEEGSQQMLDPLGERKNNPAPRLIHRYSDRVLFLITDICSVYCRFCTRKHFTGQEQAFIRNEEYEQALKYIQTHPGIREVILSGGDPLTVSDAQLDRVLGDLRRIEHIEIIRIGTRMPVVCPMRVTDDLVKILKKHKPVFLMSHFNHPRELTAEAVEALERFVDNGVPVMNQMVLLNGINNHPAIVQALSRRLLYLRVKPYYMFQCDPSIGTDHLRTSVEDSLAIQKELWGHLSGLAMPNLSVDIPNGGGKTYLVPNFQTGQEGLTRYYEGWDGVKAEYVSPSPEKIRKPDASAYEAEWSALKASKQTEVHKS; from the coding sequence ATGAAGTTTCATTTCCCGCGAAGCCCTAAGCCTGATCACATTGCTGAATCCGATTGGAACAATTGGACGTGGCAGCTTCGTCATTCTTTGAAAACTCAAGCCGATTTCGAAAAGCATTTTATTCTGAGTGCTGATGAAAAAGCCGCCTTCCAAGGAGGTAAAGAGCTTTTCAACATCCGCACGACACCTTACTACGCCAGCCTCGCGGGCGAGGGCGGGGAGTCCTTGCGCCAGATTTTGATGCCACATCGTTTTGAAATCGAAGAAGGTTCGCAACAGATGTTGGACCCTTTGGGAGAAAGAAAAAACAATCCGGCTCCTCGCCTGATCCATCGCTATTCCGATCGCGTGCTCTTTTTGATCACGGATATTTGCAGTGTTTACTGCCGCTTTTGCACACGCAAACATTTTACGGGGCAAGAGCAAGCCTTCATTCGCAACGAAGAGTACGAACAAGCTCTGAAGTACATTCAAACACATCCTGGAATTCGTGAAGTCATTCTTTCCGGCGGCGATCCGCTGACGGTGAGTGATGCGCAGTTAGACCGCGTCTTGGGTGACTTGCGCCGAATTGAGCACATTGAGATTATTCGCATCGGCACGCGCATGCCTGTTGTGTGTCCAATGCGTGTGACCGATGATTTGGTGAAGATCCTGAAAAAACACAAACCGGTATTCTTAATGTCGCACTTCAATCATCCGCGCGAATTGACGGCGGAGGCTGTTGAAGCTCTGGAAAGATTCGTGGATAACGGCGTGCCTGTGATGAATCAGATGGTTCTTCTGAACGGCATCAACAATCATCCGGCGATCGTGCAGGCCTTGAGCCGTCGTTTGCTTTATCTTCGTGTGAAACCATACTACATGTTCCAGTGTGATCCTTCTATTGGAACGGATCACTTGCGCACGTCTGTTGAAGATTCCTTAGCGATTCAAAAAGAATTGTGGGGTCATCTCTCTGGCTTGGCGATGCCGAATCTTTCCGTCGACATTCCCAATGGCGGAGGCAAAACTTATCTCGTTCCGAATTTTCAAACGGGACAAGAAGGATTGACTCGCTACTATGAAGGTTGGGATGGCGTGAAGGCCGAGTATGTCAGTCCTTCTCCCGAAAAAATCAGAAAACCGGATGCCTCTGCATACGAAGCAGAGTGGTCCGCTCTCAAAGCATCGAAACAAACTGAAGTCCATAAGAGCTGA
- a CDS encoding flagellin, with translation MGMRITTNIAALNAQRNLIGSQRLINDSMAKLASGSRINKAADDAAGLAISERLKAQIRSANQAQRNANDGISLIQTAEGGLNEIGNIIVRLRELGIQAASDTVGETERGMLNKEVTQLSEEIQRIAKSTTWGTTKLLDGSAPTFDFQVGIGNDAFADRISFDAGSSAATLDALGLVGLDYSTKEGAQEALSKLDTAQTAVSGTRANLGALQNRLTSTVDNLGVTAENLSAANSRIRDTDIAAASSEMTRNNILLQAGTSVLAQANQANQLALKLIG, from the coding sequence ATGGGAATGAGAATAACGACAAATATCGCTGCATTGAATGCGCAACGAAACTTGATTGGGTCGCAACGCCTTATCAACGATTCGATGGCAAAGCTGGCAAGTGGAAGTCGTATCAACAAAGCGGCCGATGATGCCGCAGGTTTAGCAATTTCAGAAAGATTAAAAGCGCAGATTCGTTCTGCGAATCAAGCGCAGCGAAATGCGAATGACGGTATTTCTTTGATTCAAACGGCGGAAGGCGGTTTGAATGAAATCGGAAATATCATCGTGCGTTTGCGTGAGTTGGGTATCCAAGCCGCTTCCGATACTGTCGGAGAGACGGAAAGAGGCATGCTCAATAAAGAGGTCACGCAGCTCTCTGAAGAAATTCAGAGAATCGCGAAATCAACGACCTGGGGAACGACCAAACTTCTTGATGGTTCCGCTCCGACGTTTGATTTTCAAGTAGGCATTGGTAATGACGCTTTCGCGGATCGTATCAGTTTCGATGCGGGGAGCAGTGCTGCGACATTGGATGCGTTGGGCCTTGTGGGACTTGATTACTCCACGAAAGAAGGCGCGCAAGAAGCTCTTTCTAAACTCGATACGGCGCAAACGGCGGTCAGCGGAACGCGCGCGAATCTAGGGGCTTTGCAAAATCGTTTGACGTCAACGGTAGATAATCTTGGCGTGACGGCAGAGAATCTTTCCGCAGCGAACAGTCGTATTCGTGACACTGATATCGCAGCGGCCTCAAGCGAAATGACTCGAAATAATATTTTATTACAGGCGGGAACGTCAGTTCTTGCTCAAGCAAATCAAGCAAACCAATTAGCGCTGAAGCTGATTGGCTGA
- a CDS encoding outer membrane beta-barrel protein translates to MKLFTLSLLALMFTVTAQAQSRNYASSSYYGGSYTHEILTSFTQGSFVSGKECEDCDSSTNLTLQASYLQTWKNNMQWGFEGGIRMLSEEISGTGSSETLFQIVALGVYNFDNDMKNAIYAKAGIGLYPILERDAGGNDYENQFGFFLGIGKRFAWLNNVSYTPELRMVKRGDIDIGFQIDVLQFSIYW, encoded by the coding sequence ATGAAACTGTTTACTTTGAGTCTTCTGGCATTGATGTTCACTGTGACGGCTCAAGCGCAATCTAGAAATTATGCTTCTTCTTCTTACTATGGCGGTTCTTACACGCATGAGATCCTGACAAGTTTTACGCAAGGGTCTTTTGTTTCCGGCAAAGAGTGTGAAGACTGTGACTCTTCCACAAACCTCACTTTGCAAGCTTCTTATTTGCAAACCTGGAAAAACAATATGCAATGGGGTTTTGAAGGCGGCATTCGCATGCTTTCCGAGGAAATCTCCGGCACCGGCAGCAGCGAAACACTTTTTCAAATCGTCGCCCTTGGCGTTTACAATTTCGATAACGACATGAAAAATGCGATTTATGCAAAAGCCGGAATCGGTCTTTACCCTATCTTGGAAAGAGATGCCGGTGGCAATGATTATGAAAACCAGTTTGGCTTTTTTCTGGGAATCGGAAAACGTTTTGCCTGGCTGAACAACGTGTCTTATACACCCGAACTGCGCATGGTCAAACGCGGTGACATCGACATCGGTTTTCAAATTGATGTTTTGCAGTTCTCTATTTATTGGTAA